The sequence ATATATCAGATTTTTCTAATATGACACAATTACTGGAGAAAAGCCTCAAAGATATAGCACCTTTAAGCCTGAAAGATGGTGGAATAATAAAAGATGGGTATAACAGTGAAGTCGATGAACTGAGAAACATTGCAAAAAAAGGAAAAGATTTTCTTTCAGAATTGGAACAAAAAGAACGTCAAAAAACTGGCATTGCTTCCCTAAAAGTTGGATATAACAAAATTTATGGATTCTACATTGAAGTCACTAAGCCAAATCTTTATATGGTTCCTGAAAATTATATAAGAAAACAAACACTTGTGGGTGGTGAACGTTTTATAACATCCGAACTAAAGGAATATGAATCAAAAATACTCGGGGCTGAAGAACGTCTGAAAAATCTTGAGTATGAACTCTTTCAGGAATTGCTCGATATATTGCATAAAGAATCTATATTCCTTTCTCAGACAGCTTCGGCAATAGCAATAGTAGATTTTATAACTGCTCTTGCTATAGTAGCTAAACGCCATAGATATATCAAACCTTTCATTGATGACAGTGGTATATTAGAAATTATCGACGGAAGACATCCTGTACTTGAAAGGATACCATCTGCTGAAAGATTCATACCTAATAGCGTCACTATAGATACTGAAGATAACCGCCTGCTAATTATTACAGGCCCAAATATGGCTGGAAAATCAACATTCCTCAGACAGACAGCATTAATAGTGATACTTGCACAGATTGGCAGTTTTGTCCCGGCAACTGAAGCAAAAATAGGAATTGTAGACAGGATTTTCACCAGAATAGGAGCATCTGATTTTATTACTAAAGGTCAAAGCACATTTATGGTAGAAATGATAGAAGTTGCAAATATCACGCGCAATGCAACTAAGAAAAGTCTTATAATACTCGACGAGGTGGGAAGAGGAACAAGTACTTTTGACGGTATAAGCATTGCATGGGCAGTTGCTGAATATATACTAAATGAATTACAGGCGAGGACGCTTTTTGCAACACATTATAATGAGCTGACGGAACTCAGCATCACTCACGATGGAGTAAAAAATTATAATGTTGCAGTTAAGGAATGGGGCGATGAGATTATCTTTTTGAGAAAAATCGAGAAAGGGCCTGCTGACAAGAGTTATGGTATTCAGGTAGCCCGACTGGCAGGTCTTCCAGATTCTATACTAAACAGGGCAAAGGAAGTGCTCACCAATCTTGAAAAAGATGAACTCGATGAATCCGGAAGTCCAAGATTTGCAGATAGAAAAACCAAAAAAGCTACTGTTCAATTAGACCTTTTCTCATCAATAAGAGATTCAATAATATCTGAAATAAGAAATCTTGATATTAATAATATGAAACCCGAAGATGCATTGAAAAAACTGAAAGACATCAAGAAGAAAATTAGCCTGTGATTATTTTGTATATTTCTTTATATCTCTGCGAAGTTTTTTCAACTATATCATCTGGTAAGGTAGGACCAGGATAAGTCTTATCCCAGTCAAGTGTTAGAAGATAATCTCTTACTATCTGTTTATCATAACTTTCCTGTCTTTTTCCTGGCACATAATCTTTCCTTGACCAGAAACGTGAAGAGTCTGGAGTAAGGAGTTCATCTATGAGAATTAATTTACCGTTATACTGTCCGAATTCGAATTTTGTATCTGCAATGATAATCCCTCTTTTCTCTGCAATATCCTGTGCCTTGCTATATATTTTAAGGCTTATATCTCTGAGTTTGATAGAAAGGTCTTTCCCAACTCTTTTTTCAACCTCTTCAAATGATATATTCATATCATGCCCGTGTTCCTCTTTTGTCGTAGGAGTAAATATAGGTTCGTTCAATTTCGAAGACTCGCTCAGACCTGCTGGCAATTTTACACCACAGATAGATTGTGTTTTCTCATATTCTTTCCATCCACTCCCGGAGAGATAACCTCTCACCACACATTCCACACTTACTGGATTTGTCTTTTTAACAAGCATACTTCTGCCCTCAAGATATTCAGCATATTTATGCATTTTCCTTGGAAAATCTTTAATATTTACAGCAACAATGTGGTTTGGAATTATATCTTCCATTTGTTTAAACCAGTAAATAGATATCTGAGTTAGAACCCTTCCCTTTTCAGGTATACCATTTGGTAGAACAATATCGAAAGCAGATATTCTATCAGTTGCAACAAGAAGAAGAAGTTCCCCATAATCATAAATATCTCTTACCTTACCT comes from Nitrospirota bacterium and encodes:
- the mutS gene encoding DNA mismatch repair protein MutS gives rise to the protein MSELTPLMKQYFILKEKYKDAILFFRLGDFYEMFGEDAEKASRVLQIALTSRDKSKEEPIPMCGIPHFASETYITKLIKAGYKVAICEQMEDPKEAKGIVERDIVRVITPGTHVPDNPKENSYIVSLMPFEDKHGIAVADISTGEFIIYETDENIEDEMYRFEPREIIIPHSIKDNIHYREAFKDFYISAFEDWYFDFTEAYKTLLHHLKVSSLDGYGCDGLNIAISAAGALVSYLEETQRDTFRLKNITTLRKNAFMFLDAATQRNLELTHNLKDNSIDGTLLWILDETLTPMGGRFLRTSITKPLIDIQEITKRHNAVEYLVEDFELLEELRTLLRKIQDIERLSSRLATRTANARDMIAIKNSANHLPRIKIVLSKTKNSYLNSLSEDISDFSNMTQLLEKSLKDIAPLSLKDGGIIKDGYNSEVDELRNIAKKGKDFLSELEQKERQKTGIASLKVGYNKIYGFYIEVTKPNLYMVPENYIRKQTLVGGERFITSELKEYESKILGAEERLKNLEYELFQELLDILHKESIFLSQTASAIAIVDFITALAIVAKRHRYIKPFIDDSGILEIIDGRHPVLERIPSAERFIPNSVTIDTEDNRLLIITGPNMAGKSTFLRQTALIVILAQIGSFVPATEAKIGIVDRIFTRIGASDFITKGQSTFMVEMIEVANITRNATKKSLIILDEVGRGTSTFDGISIAWAVAEYILNELQARTLFATHYNELTELSITHDGVKNYNVAVKEWGDEIIFLRKIEKGPADKSYGIQVARLAGLPDSILNRAKEVLTNLEKDELDESGSPRFADRKTKKATVQLDLFSSIRDSIISEIRNLDINNMKPEDALKKLKDIKKKISL
- a CDS encoding phosphoribosylaminoimidazolesuccinocarboxamide synthase, which produces MKIVLKTDFPDINLLKRGKVRDIYDYGELLLLVATDRISAFDIVLPNGIPEKGRVLTQISIYWFKQMEDIIPNHIVAVNIKDFPRKMHKYAEYLEGRSMLVKKTNPVSVECVVRGYLSGSGWKEYEKTQSICGVKLPAGLSESSKLNEPIFTPTTKEEHGHDMNISFEEVEKRVGKDLSIKLRDISLKIYSKAQDIAEKRGIIIADTKFEFGQYNGKLILIDELLTPDSSRFWSRKDYVPGKRQESYDKQIVRDYLLTLDWDKTYPGPTLPDDIVEKTSQRYKEIYKIITG